A genomic window from Glycine max cultivar Williams 82 chromosome 17, Glycine_max_v4.0, whole genome shotgun sequence includes:
- the LOC102662094 gene encoding uncharacterized protein, with translation MRWKVGDGEKVRFWTDKWINQEESLAERYPRLFIISSQQNHTIRQMGTQNDTGWEWNFSWRRLLFDNEIDTAISFLREVQGQSIQQQQIDIWEWIGDSSGIYTTRSAYNLIWEEIAGGQKEDWSMELWKTKIPSKIAIFAWRLCKGRLPTKENLRKRNIHINNMLCPFCSGAMEDESHLFIHCIKIQPIW, from the coding sequence atgAGGTGGAAGGTGGGGGATGGAGAGAAAGTTAGATTCTGGACAGATAAGTGGATTAATCAAGAGGAGTCGCTAGCAGAAAGGTACCCCAGGTTGTTTATTATATCCTCACAGCAGAATCACACCATTAGGCAGATGGGAACTCAAAATGACACGGGCTGGGAATGGAATTTTTCATGGAGAAGACTGCTTTTTGACAATGAAATTGATACTGCCATCAGTTTCCTTAGGGAGGTACAAGGACAAAGCATACAGCAACAGCAAATTGACATTTGGGAGTGGATAGGAGATTCATCAGGGATTTACACAACTCGCAGCGCCTACAATCTGATATGGGAGGAAATTGCTGGTGGCCAGAAGGAGGATTGGAGTATGGAACTATGGAAGACAAAGATACCAAGCAAAATTGCGATATTCGCTTGGAGATTATGCAAGGGCAGACTGCCCACAAAGGAGAATCTGCGAAAAAGGAACATACATATCAACAATATGCTTTGCCCTTTCTGCAGTGGAGCTATGGAAGATGAATCTCACCTATTTATTCATTGCATCAAAATCCAACCAATTTGGTAG